One genomic segment of Macadamia integrifolia cultivar HAES 741 unplaced genomic scaffold, SCU_Mint_v3 scaffold2141, whole genome shotgun sequence includes these proteins:
- the LOC122065888 gene encoding uncharacterized protein LOC122065888 has translation MSSSAAAAASYSTETISPSNPSPSTPPKIADEQNPEFSDHSNDSTSEENGEDEEEGECGFCLFMKGGGCKDEFIAWENCIEAAEKNDEDIVEKCFEVTSLLKKCMEAHPDYYEPVLKAEKAAEKEASKEMDQETSAKQ, from the coding sequence ATGTCGTCgtcggcggcggcggcggcatCCTATTCCACAGAAACCATATCCCCTTCCAATCCAAGTCCATCAACTCCTCCTAAAATCGCAGATGAGCAAAATCCGGAATTCTCTGATCATTCGAATGATTCCACTAGTGAAGAGAACGGTGAAGAcgaagaagagggagaatgtGGATTCTGCTTGTTTATGAAGGGAGGTGGGTGTAAGGATGAGTTCATAGCCTGGGAGAATTGTATCGAAGCAGCAGAAAAAAACGACGAAGATATTGTGGAGAAGTGTTTCGAGGTGACGAGTCTGCTGAAGAAGTGTATGGAGGCCCACCCTGATTACTATGAACCTGTGCTTAAGGCTGAGAAGGCGGCGGAGAAAGAGGCGTCCAAGGAAATGGATCAAGAAACCTCTGCCAAACAATAG